The segment AGCAGACAGGGTATCATCTGCTTGTATGGCTTTTTTTATATAATGATAATAGGTATCTCGATCTTCTTTATTCATTTTAAGTATTCTTAGTCGATCAGATACCTTGTTCATATAAGGGGATTTAAAATCTTCTCTGACATCTGAATGTTTCATAACATATAACCACTCATCTATTTCACTTTTAATAACGTCATTAAAGGAAGGTATGGAAATAAAAAAGTATTCTGGAAATACATTGTGATGCTCATATATAACAAATCCTTGGTTGACAATACGCATATCTATGGGATGGTCTTTATCCATTTCATGGATAATGGTTTTTCCATGATATAGCGGTTTCTTTATTTCTTCTGTAGTAAAATAGAGCAGGCTTATATGGAATACCTTCTTTATATTTGTATAATCTTGACTCCCAAAAATACTATCTACTACCAGTCTTGAACTATTAAAGCATGCCTTATGCATAAACTTTAAGGTAAAAGCTCTTTCTATTTCCACAATATACTTGTTGCCATCTACATCCTCTACTACTAAATCTGCTATAGATCTTTTTAAATCAACAGATTCTTTATTGCTTTCTCCATCTAATAAGGCATTTATTTTAACAGGTTTATAG is part of the Cardinium endosymbiont of Culicoides punctatus genome and harbors:
- a CDS encoding Rpn family recombination-promoting nuclease/putative transposase — encoded protein: MFDKPLISFDYAIKYLLKHKGDYDIIEGFISALLTESGYKPVKINALLDGESNKESVDLKRSIADLVVEDVDGNKYIVEIERAFTLKFMHKACFNSSRLVVDSIFGSQDYTNIKKVFHISLLYFTTEEIKKPLYHGKTIIHEMDKDHPIDMRIVNQGFVIYEHHNVFPEYFFISIPSFNDVIKSEIDEWLYVMKHSDVREDFKSPYMNKVSDRLRILKMNKEDRDTYYHYIKKAIQADDTLSAAKIEGEKIGLEKGEQIGREKERKEVARLLLQSGVSMEIIVLSTGLSIEEIEKLV